A region from the Andrena cerasifolii isolate SP2316 chromosome 9, iyAndCera1_principal, whole genome shotgun sequence genome encodes:
- the LOC143373266 gene encoding uncharacterized protein LOC143373266 isoform X34, with protein sequence MSSRGNRAGATSEEPNQRSSSAHNRHSLTKDVRRRRSLYDEDSLDGDPPSENEGRESTGSAKDVDRAKLVRERQNEERQRKLEELRQQALAAQRFREQREEERRRRIDELRSRDNDRIACPTLVHRRSRRNQVEERKRLICEAERERREAILRKNQEREARIEAKKKNERSHIVFAFGSSTPRMLEPADTGGSTFWGTRRATSTTNVMMFSAAQPLTRRSSERELDGSKKRATSAGGLDRKPGEDMRMSSSMYEVFNWNSSPDPPLTPAKHKRASLSLPPTTDIFAIDDKSDSDTRRPMVQRAASGEESDGTPGTPSSVCLRVNRRRTDLMPTIPSPRDTPPSTGRSSSAKAFTRSPGRTYSMSRLDQLAQPRKRPTELSTLTEQQSQPLSASSMSRSMSHLAASGGKSLKRSDNSRSMGTLPGAVPMPRPTRAERLRRKAREHQTQQQQGIRSGEVTPNSPSRPHSSMSQQSASSVGSSNVNLRPRTAAPRRPRPASIAGTGVSVTERHNLSGDLRPTKDSKPPLPKVHSTPKKPSTPKTTEAKKPSEKLVKNAKASPRITPRATPLQSPGAEIAPFIRESTAEIIKSEAKEDIKLDDKHEEKKDQGTEKTQQEISAAEQETEEAKKPAVIDQPNSAPVSKQAKDESNLSQEIQATVPSQEPPKTAKREDNKQEKKAVEVEVKSENNVEEQIDMSASMIAKIRITTEEEAKAAIAERRRLAREQAEREAELERQRQEEEARLEAERLRAEEEEQRRLEEETLRLANEARDAEEQRLRVAIEEAKRREEEDRRKREEEARQKLEKEEAERKAREEAERQRIEMTERLKKEEEERLARRKRVEAIMLRTRGKNQSNTPTKGEGGDGDKLKEDSPNDENKTSPGSKGEDVMTASLISEATQQFISGEQRAHHTENNDTTDIVHNGTHSNGINESKIVLDNNQGNVEGELNGHHTNHGNGINSQSITLDNATVKQNNVTNNLLDLTEFDSLSNSSSGPILQLTSNLANEDNLNSNLNPAAIPFTPLANTYMPTAANANVNPFQDSFINNKQQDNSQVPDLLS encoded by the exons CTGGAGCCACTTCTGAGGAACCTAACCAAAGGTCCAGTTCTGCACACAATCGCCACTCTCTCACGAAGG ATGTGAGGCGACGCCGAAGTCTCTACGACGAGGACTCTCTCGACGGCGATCCTCCTAGCGAGAACGAAG GACGGGAGTCGACGGGAAGCGCGAAAGACGTGGACAGGGCGAAGCTCGTCCGTGAGAGACAGAACGAGGAGCGGCAACGGAAGTTGGAAGAGCTGAGGCAGCAGGCCCTCGCCGCGCAGCGTTTCCGGGAGCAGCGGGAAGAGGAACGCCGAAGGCGCATCGACGAGCTCAGATCGCGTGACAACGACAG AATCGCGTGTCCGACACTTGTTCATCGTCGTTCCAGACGGAACCAAGTCGAGGAGAGGAAACGGTTGATATGCGAGGCGGAGAGAGAAAGACGGGAGGCTATCCTCCGGAAGAATCAGGAGAGAGAGGCTCGTATAgaagcgaagaagaagaacgagAGATCCCACATCGTGTTCGCCTTCGGGAGCTCTACACCGAGGATGCTGGAGCCCGCTGACACCGGTGGCTCTACATTCTGGGGAACGCGTAGAGCAACGTCCACCACCAATGTCATGATGTTCTCGGCCGCTCAGCCGTTGACCAGGAGATCCTCCGAGAGAGAGCTCGACGGTAGCAAGAAGCGAGCTACTTCCGCTGGGGGACTGGACCGGAAACCTGGCGAAG ATATGAGAATGTCCTCGTCCATGTACGAGGTGTTCAATTGGAATTCTAGCCCCGATCCTCCCTTAACCCCTGCCAAACATAAGAGAGCCAGCCTCTCTCTGCCTCCTACAACTGACATCTTTGCCATCGATGATAAGTCTGATAGCGACACTAGGCGTCCGATGGTTCAGCGGGCTGCCAGTG GTGAAGAGAGCGACGGGACCCCAGGAACCCCTAGCTCAGTTTGTCTGCGAGTGAACAGGAGACGGACCGATCTGATGCCAACGATACCGTCGCCGCGGGACACACCTCCGTCGACGGGACGCAGCTCCAGCGCCAAGGCCTTCACACGCTCGCCAGGTAGGACTTACTCCATGTCCAGGCTGGACCAGCTGGCGCAGCCTAGGAAACGCCCGACAGAACTTAGCACGCTGACGGAACAGCAGAGTCAGCCTCTGAGCGCTTCTAGCATGAGCCGCAGCATGTCACATTTAGCTGCGTCCGGGGGCAAGAGCCTGAAACGCTCAGATAACTCTCGTAGCATGGGCACGTTGCCAGGCGCGGTCCCAATGCCGAGGCCTACCAGGGCGGAGAGACTCCGTCGCAAGGCCCGCGAACACCAGACCCAGCAGCAACAAG GCATCCGCAGCGGGGAGGTGACACCGAACAGCCCATCACGACCGCACAGCTCCATGAGTCAGCAAAGCGCCAGCAGTGTGGGCAGCAGTAACGTCAATCTGCGTCCCCGTACAGCTGCCCCGCGTCGACCGCGACCTGCTTCTATTGCCGGTACCGGTGTTTCGGTCACAGAACGACACA ATCTGTCGGGTGACTTGAGACCGACGAAGGATTCAAAGCCGCCACTGCCAAAGGTCCATAGCACTCCAAAGAAACCCTCCACGCCAAAAACGACGGAGGCGAAGAAACCGTCGGAGAAGTTGGTGAAGAACGCGAAAGCGTCGCCGCGGATAACCCCGAGAGCAACGCCGCTGCAGAGTCCTGGTGCGGAGATCGCGCCGTTCATTCGCGAGAGCACCGCCGAGATAATAAAGAGCGAGGCCAAGGAAGACATCAAGTTAGACGACAAGCACGAGGAGAAGAAAGATCAAGGCACAGAAAAGACACAA CAGGAAATCAGTGCAGCCGAACAGGAGACCGAGGAAGCCAAGAAGCCAGCTGTTATCGATCAACCTAACTCTGCACCGGTGTCGAAACAGGCGAAAGATGAGTCGAATTTGAGTCAGGAGATCCAGGCGACCGTGCCGTCCCAGGAGCCGCCCAAGACCGCGAAAAGGGAAGACAACAAGCAGGAGAAGAAGGCGGTGGAAGTTGAAGTGAAATCCGAGAACAATGTGGAGGAGCAGATCGACATGTCAG CCTCGATGATAGCGAAGATCAGGATTACCACGGAGGAGGAGGCTAAGGCGGCCATCGCGGAACGCAGGAGATTGGCCAGGGAACAGGCTGAACGGGAAGCCGAGCTTGAACGCCAACGACAG GAGGAAGAGGCGCGCCTGGAGGCCGAGAGATTGCGCGCCGAAGAGGAAGAGCAACGGCGCCTGGAGGAAGAGACCCTCCGTTTGGCCAACGAGGCTCGGGACGCTGAGGAGCAGAGACTGAGAGTGGCGATCGAGGAAGCGAAACGTCGCGAGGAAGAGGACAGGAGAAAAAGGGAAGAGGAGGCGCGTCAGAAGTTAGAGAAGGAAGAGGCTGAACGGAAAGCGAGAGAAGAAGCGGAAAG ACAGCGGATCGAAATGACTGAGCGCCTtaagaaggaggaagaggaaagaCTCGCTAGACGTAAGCGTGTCGAGGCGATTATGCTTAGAACTCGGGGGAAAAATCAGAGTAACACGCCCACTAAG GGTGAAGGTGGAGATGGCGATAAGTTGAAGGAAGACAGTCCTAAcgatgaaaacaaaacgagcCCAGGTAGTAAAGGTGAGGACGTTATGACGGCCAGTCTGATATCCGAAGCAACCCAGCAGTTCATTAGCGGCGAGCAGCGAGCTCATCACACGGAGAACAATGATACGACGGACATTGTTCACAACGGCACGCATAGTAACGGCATTAACGAAAGTAAAATTGTATTGGATAATAATCAGGGTAATGTGGAAGGAGAACTGAATGGTCACCATACGAATCACGGAAACGGTATCAACAGTCAATCGATTACACTGGACAATGCCACCGT CAAACAAAACAACGTGACCAACAACCTGTTAGACCTAACGGAATTCGACTCTCTCAGTAATAGCAGTAGTGGCCCAATACTCCAACTGACATCCAATCTGGCAAACGAAGACAACCTCAACTCGAACCTAAATCCAGCAGCTATACCCTTCACACCATTGGCCAACACATACATGCCTACCGCAGCTAATGCCAATGTAAATCCGTTCCAGGATTCTTTTATAAACAACAAGCAACAAGATAATAGTCAAGTACCAG ATCTTTTATCATAA
- the LOC143373266 gene encoding uncharacterized protein LOC143373266 isoform X17, translated as MLTARSGPLGLGVPRTLGPAEGSDHLFLLPERALVMDSTHLRQDLAGLDFNLHLNLLHTAPRGNVWLSGATSEEPNQRSSSAHNRHSLTKDVRRRRSLYDEDSLDGDPPSENEGRESTGSAKDVDRAKLVRERQNEERQRKLEELRQQALAAQRFREQREEERRRRIDELRSRDNDRIACPTLVHRRSRRNQVEERKRLICEAERERREAILRKNQEREARIEAKKKNERSHIVFAFGSSTPRMLEPADTGGSTFWGTRRATSTTNVMMFSAAQPLTRRSSERELDGSKKRATSAGGLDRKPGEDMRMSSSMYEVFNWNSSPDPPLTPAKHKRASLSLPPTTDIFAIDDKSDSDTRRPMVQRAASGEESDGTPGTPSSVCLRVNRRRTDLMPTIPSPRDTPPSTGRSSSAKAFTRSPGRTYSMSRLDQLAQPRKRPTELSTLTEQQSQPLSASSMSRSMSHLAASGGKSLKRSDNSRSMGTLPGAVPMPRPTRAERLRRKAREHQTQQQQGIRSGEVTPNSPSRPHSSMSQQSASSVGSSNVNLRPRTAAPRRPRPASIAGTGVSVTERHNLSGDLRPTKDSKPPLPKVHSTPKKPSTPKTTEAKKPSEKLVKNAKASPRITPRATPLQSPGAEIAPFIRESTAEIIKSEAKEDIKLDDKHEEKKDQGTEKTQQEISAAEQETEEAKKPAVIDQPNSAPVSKQAKDESNLSQEIQATVPSQEPPKTAKREDNKQEKKAVEVEVKSENNVEEQIDMSASMIAKIRITTEEEAKAAIAERRRLAREQAEREAELERQRQEEEARLEAERLRAEEEEQRRLEEETLRLANEARDAEEQRLRVAIEEAKRREEEDRRKREEEARQKLEKEEAERKAREEAERQRIEMTERLKKEEEERLARRKRVEAIMLRTRGKNQSNTPTKGEGGDGDKLKEDSPNDENKTSPGSKGEDVMTASLISEATQQFISGEQRAHHTENNDTTDIVHNGTHSNGINESKIVLDNNQGNVEGELNGHHTNHGNGINSQSITLDNATVKQNNVTNNLLDLTEFDSLSNSSSGPILQLTSNLANEDNLNSNLNPAAIPFTPLANTYMPTAANANVNPFQDSFINNKQQDNSQVPDLLS; from the exons CTGGAGCCACTTCTGAGGAACCTAACCAAAGGTCCAGTTCTGCACACAATCGCCACTCTCTCACGAAGG ATGTGAGGCGACGCCGAAGTCTCTACGACGAGGACTCTCTCGACGGCGATCCTCCTAGCGAGAACGAAG GACGGGAGTCGACGGGAAGCGCGAAAGACGTGGACAGGGCGAAGCTCGTCCGTGAGAGACAGAACGAGGAGCGGCAACGGAAGTTGGAAGAGCTGAGGCAGCAGGCCCTCGCCGCGCAGCGTTTCCGGGAGCAGCGGGAAGAGGAACGCCGAAGGCGCATCGACGAGCTCAGATCGCGTGACAACGACAG AATCGCGTGTCCGACACTTGTTCATCGTCGTTCCAGACGGAACCAAGTCGAGGAGAGGAAACGGTTGATATGCGAGGCGGAGAGAGAAAGACGGGAGGCTATCCTCCGGAAGAATCAGGAGAGAGAGGCTCGTATAgaagcgaagaagaagaacgagAGATCCCACATCGTGTTCGCCTTCGGGAGCTCTACACCGAGGATGCTGGAGCCCGCTGACACCGGTGGCTCTACATTCTGGGGAACGCGTAGAGCAACGTCCACCACCAATGTCATGATGTTCTCGGCCGCTCAGCCGTTGACCAGGAGATCCTCCGAGAGAGAGCTCGACGGTAGCAAGAAGCGAGCTACTTCCGCTGGGGGACTGGACCGGAAACCTGGCGAAG ATATGAGAATGTCCTCGTCCATGTACGAGGTGTTCAATTGGAATTCTAGCCCCGATCCTCCCTTAACCCCTGCCAAACATAAGAGAGCCAGCCTCTCTCTGCCTCCTACAACTGACATCTTTGCCATCGATGATAAGTCTGATAGCGACACTAGGCGTCCGATGGTTCAGCGGGCTGCCAGTG GTGAAGAGAGCGACGGGACCCCAGGAACCCCTAGCTCAGTTTGTCTGCGAGTGAACAGGAGACGGACCGATCTGATGCCAACGATACCGTCGCCGCGGGACACACCTCCGTCGACGGGACGCAGCTCCAGCGCCAAGGCCTTCACACGCTCGCCAGGTAGGACTTACTCCATGTCCAGGCTGGACCAGCTGGCGCAGCCTAGGAAACGCCCGACAGAACTTAGCACGCTGACGGAACAGCAGAGTCAGCCTCTGAGCGCTTCTAGCATGAGCCGCAGCATGTCACATTTAGCTGCGTCCGGGGGCAAGAGCCTGAAACGCTCAGATAACTCTCGTAGCATGGGCACGTTGCCAGGCGCGGTCCCAATGCCGAGGCCTACCAGGGCGGAGAGACTCCGTCGCAAGGCCCGCGAACACCAGACCCAGCAGCAACAAG GCATCCGCAGCGGGGAGGTGACACCGAACAGCCCATCACGACCGCACAGCTCCATGAGTCAGCAAAGCGCCAGCAGTGTGGGCAGCAGTAACGTCAATCTGCGTCCCCGTACAGCTGCCCCGCGTCGACCGCGACCTGCTTCTATTGCCGGTACCGGTGTTTCGGTCACAGAACGACACA ATCTGTCGGGTGACTTGAGACCGACGAAGGATTCAAAGCCGCCACTGCCAAAGGTCCATAGCACTCCAAAGAAACCCTCCACGCCAAAAACGACGGAGGCGAAGAAACCGTCGGAGAAGTTGGTGAAGAACGCGAAAGCGTCGCCGCGGATAACCCCGAGAGCAACGCCGCTGCAGAGTCCTGGTGCGGAGATCGCGCCGTTCATTCGCGAGAGCACCGCCGAGATAATAAAGAGCGAGGCCAAGGAAGACATCAAGTTAGACGACAAGCACGAGGAGAAGAAAGATCAAGGCACAGAAAAGACACAA CAGGAAATCAGTGCAGCCGAACAGGAGACCGAGGAAGCCAAGAAGCCAGCTGTTATCGATCAACCTAACTCTGCACCGGTGTCGAAACAGGCGAAAGATGAGTCGAATTTGAGTCAGGAGATCCAGGCGACCGTGCCGTCCCAGGAGCCGCCCAAGACCGCGAAAAGGGAAGACAACAAGCAGGAGAAGAAGGCGGTGGAAGTTGAAGTGAAATCCGAGAACAATGTGGAGGAGCAGATCGACATGTCAG CCTCGATGATAGCGAAGATCAGGATTACCACGGAGGAGGAGGCTAAGGCGGCCATCGCGGAACGCAGGAGATTGGCCAGGGAACAGGCTGAACGGGAAGCCGAGCTTGAACGCCAACGACAG GAGGAAGAGGCGCGCCTGGAGGCCGAGAGATTGCGCGCCGAAGAGGAAGAGCAACGGCGCCTGGAGGAAGAGACCCTCCGTTTGGCCAACGAGGCTCGGGACGCTGAGGAGCAGAGACTGAGAGTGGCGATCGAGGAAGCGAAACGTCGCGAGGAAGAGGACAGGAGAAAAAGGGAAGAGGAGGCGCGTCAGAAGTTAGAGAAGGAAGAGGCTGAACGGAAAGCGAGAGAAGAAGCGGAAAG ACAGCGGATCGAAATGACTGAGCGCCTtaagaaggaggaagaggaaagaCTCGCTAGACGTAAGCGTGTCGAGGCGATTATGCTTAGAACTCGGGGGAAAAATCAGAGTAACACGCCCACTAAG GGTGAAGGTGGAGATGGCGATAAGTTGAAGGAAGACAGTCCTAAcgatgaaaacaaaacgagcCCAGGTAGTAAAGGTGAGGACGTTATGACGGCCAGTCTGATATCCGAAGCAACCCAGCAGTTCATTAGCGGCGAGCAGCGAGCTCATCACACGGAGAACAATGATACGACGGACATTGTTCACAACGGCACGCATAGTAACGGCATTAACGAAAGTAAAATTGTATTGGATAATAATCAGGGTAATGTGGAAGGAGAACTGAATGGTCACCATACGAATCACGGAAACGGTATCAACAGTCAATCGATTACACTGGACAATGCCACCGT CAAACAAAACAACGTGACCAACAACCTGTTAGACCTAACGGAATTCGACTCTCTCAGTAATAGCAGTAGTGGCCCAATACTCCAACTGACATCCAATCTGGCAAACGAAGACAACCTCAACTCGAACCTAAATCCAGCAGCTATACCCTTCACACCATTGGCCAACACATACATGCCTACCGCAGCTAATGCCAATGTAAATCCGTTCCAGGATTCTTTTATAAACAACAAGCAACAAGATAATAGTCAAGTACCAG ATCTTTTATCATAA
- the LOC143373266 gene encoding uncharacterized protein LOC143373266 isoform X13, with translation MGADDMNREIPSSTLATLRGILVSSLSRENLGPHDLPAQENGRHRPLRKVHFHEGEYPARRSPRFRYLSQADAKAERAGATSEEPNQRSSSAHNRHSLTKEQTMHWFAQIGSDEAPAESSDVRRRRSLYDEDSLDGDPPSENEGRESTGSAKDVDRAKLVRERQNEERQRKLEELRQQALAAQRFREQREEERRRRIDELRSRDNDRIACPTLVHRRSRRNQVEERKRLICEAERERREAILRKNQEREARIEAKKKNERSHIVFAFGSSTPRMLEPADTGGSTFWGTRRATSTTNVMMFSAAQPLTRRSSERELDGSKKRATSAGGLDRKPGEDMRMSSSMYEVFNWNSSPDPPLTPAKHKRASLSLPPTTDIFAIDDKSDSDTRRPMVQRAASGEESDGTPGTPSSVCLRVNRRRTDLMPTIPSPRDTPPSTGRSSSAKAFTRSPGRTYSMSRLDQLAQPRKRPTELSTLTEQQSQPLSASSMSRSMSHLAASGGKSLKRSDNSRSMGTLPGAVPMPRPTRAERLRRKAREHQTQQQQGIRSGEVTPNSPSRPHSSMSQQSASSVGSSNVNLRPRTAAPRRPRPASIAGTGVSVTERHNLSGDLRPTKDSKPPLPKVHSTPKKPSTPKTTEAKKPSEKLVKNAKASPRITPRATPLQSPGAEIAPFIRESTAEIIKSEAKEDIKLDDKHEEKKDQGTEKTQQEISAAEQETEEAKKPAVIDQPNSAPVSKQAKDESNLSQEIQATVPSQEPPKTAKREDNKQEKKAVEVEVKSENNVEEQIDMSASMIAKIRITTEEEAKAAIAERRRLAREQAEREAELERQRQEEEARLEAERLRAEEEEQRRLEEETLRLANEARDAEEQRLRVAIEEAKRREEEDRRKREEEARQKLEKEEAERKAREEAERQRIEMTERLKKEEEERLARRKRVEAIMLRTRGKNQSNTPTKGEGGDGDKLKEDSPNDENKTSPGSKGEDVMTASLISEATQQFISGEQRAHHTENNDTTDIVHNGTHSNGINESKIVLDNNQGNVEGELNGHHTNHGNGINSQSITLDNATVKQNNVTNNLLDLTEFDSLSNSSSGPILQLTSNLANEDNLNSNLNPAAIPFTPLANTYMPTAANANVNPFQDSFINNKQQDNSQVPDLLS, from the exons CTGGAGCCACTTCTGAGGAACCTAACCAAAGGTCCAGTTCTGCACACAATCGCCACTCTCTCACGAAGG AGCAAACGATGCACTGGTTCGCCCAAATCGGAAGTGACGAGGCCCCCGCCGAATCGTCAG ATGTGAGGCGACGCCGAAGTCTCTACGACGAGGACTCTCTCGACGGCGATCCTCCTAGCGAGAACGAAG GACGGGAGTCGACGGGAAGCGCGAAAGACGTGGACAGGGCGAAGCTCGTCCGTGAGAGACAGAACGAGGAGCGGCAACGGAAGTTGGAAGAGCTGAGGCAGCAGGCCCTCGCCGCGCAGCGTTTCCGGGAGCAGCGGGAAGAGGAACGCCGAAGGCGCATCGACGAGCTCAGATCGCGTGACAACGACAG AATCGCGTGTCCGACACTTGTTCATCGTCGTTCCAGACGGAACCAAGTCGAGGAGAGGAAACGGTTGATATGCGAGGCGGAGAGAGAAAGACGGGAGGCTATCCTCCGGAAGAATCAGGAGAGAGAGGCTCGTATAgaagcgaagaagaagaacgagAGATCCCACATCGTGTTCGCCTTCGGGAGCTCTACACCGAGGATGCTGGAGCCCGCTGACACCGGTGGCTCTACATTCTGGGGAACGCGTAGAGCAACGTCCACCACCAATGTCATGATGTTCTCGGCCGCTCAGCCGTTGACCAGGAGATCCTCCGAGAGAGAGCTCGACGGTAGCAAGAAGCGAGCTACTTCCGCTGGGGGACTGGACCGGAAACCTGGCGAAG ATATGAGAATGTCCTCGTCCATGTACGAGGTGTTCAATTGGAATTCTAGCCCCGATCCTCCCTTAACCCCTGCCAAACATAAGAGAGCCAGCCTCTCTCTGCCTCCTACAACTGACATCTTTGCCATCGATGATAAGTCTGATAGCGACACTAGGCGTCCGATGGTTCAGCGGGCTGCCAGTG GTGAAGAGAGCGACGGGACCCCAGGAACCCCTAGCTCAGTTTGTCTGCGAGTGAACAGGAGACGGACCGATCTGATGCCAACGATACCGTCGCCGCGGGACACACCTCCGTCGACGGGACGCAGCTCCAGCGCCAAGGCCTTCACACGCTCGCCAGGTAGGACTTACTCCATGTCCAGGCTGGACCAGCTGGCGCAGCCTAGGAAACGCCCGACAGAACTTAGCACGCTGACGGAACAGCAGAGTCAGCCTCTGAGCGCTTCTAGCATGAGCCGCAGCATGTCACATTTAGCTGCGTCCGGGGGCAAGAGCCTGAAACGCTCAGATAACTCTCGTAGCATGGGCACGTTGCCAGGCGCGGTCCCAATGCCGAGGCCTACCAGGGCGGAGAGACTCCGTCGCAAGGCCCGCGAACACCAGACCCAGCAGCAACAAG GCATCCGCAGCGGGGAGGTGACACCGAACAGCCCATCACGACCGCACAGCTCCATGAGTCAGCAAAGCGCCAGCAGTGTGGGCAGCAGTAACGTCAATCTGCGTCCCCGTACAGCTGCCCCGCGTCGACCGCGACCTGCTTCTATTGCCGGTACCGGTGTTTCGGTCACAGAACGACACA ATCTGTCGGGTGACTTGAGACCGACGAAGGATTCAAAGCCGCCACTGCCAAAGGTCCATAGCACTCCAAAGAAACCCTCCACGCCAAAAACGACGGAGGCGAAGAAACCGTCGGAGAAGTTGGTGAAGAACGCGAAAGCGTCGCCGCGGATAACCCCGAGAGCAACGCCGCTGCAGAGTCCTGGTGCGGAGATCGCGCCGTTCATTCGCGAGAGCACCGCCGAGATAATAAAGAGCGAGGCCAAGGAAGACATCAAGTTAGACGACAAGCACGAGGAGAAGAAAGATCAAGGCACAGAAAAGACACAA CAGGAAATCAGTGCAGCCGAACAGGAGACCGAGGAAGCCAAGAAGCCAGCTGTTATCGATCAACCTAACTCTGCACCGGTGTCGAAACAGGCGAAAGATGAGTCGAATTTGAGTCAGGAGATCCAGGCGACCGTGCCGTCCCAGGAGCCGCCCAAGACCGCGAAAAGGGAAGACAACAAGCAGGAGAAGAAGGCGGTGGAAGTTGAAGTGAAATCCGAGAACAATGTGGAGGAGCAGATCGACATGTCAG CCTCGATGATAGCGAAGATCAGGATTACCACGGAGGAGGAGGCTAAGGCGGCCATCGCGGAACGCAGGAGATTGGCCAGGGAACAGGCTGAACGGGAAGCCGAGCTTGAACGCCAACGACAG GAGGAAGAGGCGCGCCTGGAGGCCGAGAGATTGCGCGCCGAAGAGGAAGAGCAACGGCGCCTGGAGGAAGAGACCCTCCGTTTGGCCAACGAGGCTCGGGACGCTGAGGAGCAGAGACTGAGAGTGGCGATCGAGGAAGCGAAACGTCGCGAGGAAGAGGACAGGAGAAAAAGGGAAGAGGAGGCGCGTCAGAAGTTAGAGAAGGAAGAGGCTGAACGGAAAGCGAGAGAAGAAGCGGAAAG ACAGCGGATCGAAATGACTGAGCGCCTtaagaaggaggaagaggaaagaCTCGCTAGACGTAAGCGTGTCGAGGCGATTATGCTTAGAACTCGGGGGAAAAATCAGAGTAACACGCCCACTAAG GGTGAAGGTGGAGATGGCGATAAGTTGAAGGAAGACAGTCCTAAcgatgaaaacaaaacgagcCCAGGTAGTAAAGGTGAGGACGTTATGACGGCCAGTCTGATATCCGAAGCAACCCAGCAGTTCATTAGCGGCGAGCAGCGAGCTCATCACACGGAGAACAATGATACGACGGACATTGTTCACAACGGCACGCATAGTAACGGCATTAACGAAAGTAAAATTGTATTGGATAATAATCAGGGTAATGTGGAAGGAGAACTGAATGGTCACCATACGAATCACGGAAACGGTATCAACAGTCAATCGATTACACTGGACAATGCCACCGT CAAACAAAACAACGTGACCAACAACCTGTTAGACCTAACGGAATTCGACTCTCTCAGTAATAGCAGTAGTGGCCCAATACTCCAACTGACATCCAATCTGGCAAACGAAGACAACCTCAACTCGAACCTAAATCCAGCAGCTATACCCTTCACACCATTGGCCAACACATACATGCCTACCGCAGCTAATGCCAATGTAAATCCGTTCCAGGATTCTTTTATAAACAACAAGCAACAAGATAATAGTCAAGTACCAG ATCTTTTATCATAA